One stretch of Chiroxiphia lanceolata isolate bChiLan1 chromosome 1, bChiLan1.pri, whole genome shotgun sequence DNA includes these proteins:
- the RIOK3 gene encoding serine/threonine-protein kinase RIO3 isoform X1 translates to MGRLTARDGRGGPGRTRKVSQSERRCPEERPRSCRSLLAPVCPMDSVGVAAAAPDAGPGPAWQSKCPWGAPNTTSISCSLADVMSEQLAKELQLEEENAAFPEVVAVAEGPFITGENIDTSSDLMLAQMLQMEFDREYDAQLRREEKKINGDSKVSISFENYRKVHPYDSDSSEDEVDWQDTRHDPYRADKPTTTPRRGFIGKGKDITTKHDEVVCGRKNTARMENFAPEFQVGDGIGMDLKLSNQVFNALKQHAYSEERRSARLHEKKEHSTAEKAVDPKTRLLLYKMVNAGMLETITGCISTGKESVVFHAYGGKSATEDKVIPPECAIKVFKTTLNEFKNRDKYIKDDYRFKDRFSKLNPRKIIRMWAEKEMHNLTRMQNAGIPCPQVVILKKHVLVMSFIGKDQIPAPKLKDVTLSSEDMKKAYYQTLNMMQQLYKECNLVHADLSEYNMLWHDGKVWLIDVSQSVEPTHPHGLEFLFRDCRNVAQFFQKGGVAEALNERELFNAVSGLNITADNEVDFQAEIEALEKMNEDHVQNHGKKLSTFSSDGDPPIYDE, encoded by the exons ATGGGCCGCCTGACGGCCCGTGACGGCCGGGGAGGACCGGGAAGGACCCGGAAGGTTTCGCAGTCGGAGCGTCGCTGCCCCGAAGAGAGACCCCGTTCCTGCCGCTCCCTGCTCGCCCCTGTGTGCCCCATGGACTCGGTGGGagtcgccgccgccgcccccgaCGCCGGTCCGGGCCCCGCCTGGCAGAGCAAG tGTCCGTGGGGAGCCCCTAACACAACATCAATATCATGTTCTCTTGCTGATGTAATGAGTGAACAGCTGGCAAAAGAACTGCAGCTAGAAgaggaaaatgctgcttttcctgaagtGGTTGC TGTTGCTGAAGGTCCATTTATTACAGGAGAAAATATTGACACTTCTAGTGACCTAATGCTAGCTCAGATGCTGCAGATGGAATTTGATAGGGAATATGATGCACAGCTTCGGCGTGAAGAGAAGAAGATCAATGGAGATAGCAAAG tcTCCATATCCTTTGAAAATTATCGGAAGGTGCATCCCTATGACAGTGACAGCTCAGAGGATGAGGTTGATTGGCAGGATACCCGTCATGATCCTTACAGAGCAG ATAAACCTACCACCACACCGAGAAGGGGTTtcataggaaaaggaaaagatattaCTACTAAACATGATGAAGTGGTATGTGGAAGAAAGAACACTGCTCGCATGGAAAAT TTTGCACCTGAATTCCAAGTTGGGGATGGAATTGGGATGGACTTAAAGCTGTCAAATCAAGTCTTCAATGCCTTAAAGCAACATGCATACTCTGAGGAACGTCGAAGTGCAAGGCTCCATGAAAAGAAGGAGCACTCCACTGCT GAGAAAGCAGTGGATCCCAAAACACGTTTACTTCTGTACAAGATGGTCAATGCTGGGATGCTGGAGACCATCACAGGCTGCATCAGCACAGGAAAAGAATCTGTTGTTTTTCATGCCTATGGAGGAAA AAGTGCAACTGAAGATAAAGTTATTCCTCCGGAATGTGCCATCAAAGTGTTTAAAACAACTCTTAATGAATTCAAGAACCGTGACAAATACATCAAGGATGACTACAGATTTAAAGACCGCTTCAGTAAATTGAATCCACGAAAGATTATTCGTATGTGGgctgagaaagaaatgcataaCTTAacaag AATGCAAAATGCCGGAATTCCTTGTCCTCAAGTGGTTATCCTTAAGAAACACGTCTTGGTTATGTCTTTCATTGGCAAGGATCAAATCCCAGCTCCTAAACTAAAGGATGTAACACTTAGTAGTGAAGACATGAAAAAGGCCTACTATCAGACTCTCAAT ATGATGCAGCAGTTGTATAAGGAGTGCAACCTGGTCCATGCAGATCTGAGTGAATACAACATGCTTTGGCATGATGGGAAG GTCTGGCTCATTGATGTCAGTCAGTCTGTAGAGCCAACCCATCCTCACGGACTTGAGTTTTTGTTCAGAGACTGTAGGAATGTTGCACAG TTCTTCCAGAAAGGAGGTGTGGCAGAAGCACTTAATGAGCGTGAACTCTTCAATGCTGTCTCAGGTTTAAATATTACAGCTGACAATGAAGTAGACTTCCAAGCAGAG ATTGAAGCTTTGGAAAAGATGAATGAAGATCATGTGCAGAATCATGGAAAGAAACTGTCAACGTTTTCGAGTGATGGAGACCCACCTATATATGATGAATAG
- the RIOK3 gene encoding serine/threonine-protein kinase RIO3 isoform X2 has protein sequence MGRLTARDGRGGPGRTRKVSQSERRCPEERPRSCRSLLAPVCPMDSVGVAAAAPDAGPGPAWQSKCPWGAPNTTSISCSLADVMSEQLAKELQLEEENAAFPEVVAVAEGPFITGENIDTSSDLMLAQMLQMEFDREYDAQLRREEKKINGDSKVSISFENYRKVHPYDSDSSEDEVDWQDTRHDPYRADKPTTTPRRGFIGKGKDITTKHDEVVCGRKNTARMENFAPEFQVGDGIGMDLKLSNQVFNALKQHAYSEERRSARLHEKKEHSTAEKAVDPKTRLLLYKMVNAGMLETITGCISTGKESVVFHAYGGNATEDKVIPPECAIKVFKTTLNEFKNRDKYIKDDYRFKDRFSKLNPRKIIRMWAEKEMHNLTRMQNAGIPCPQVVILKKHVLVMSFIGKDQIPAPKLKDVTLSSEDMKKAYYQTLNMMQQLYKECNLVHADLSEYNMLWHDGKVWLIDVSQSVEPTHPHGLEFLFRDCRNVAQFFQKGGVAEALNERELFNAVSGLNITADNEVDFQAEIEALEKMNEDHVQNHGKKLSTFSSDGDPPIYDE, from the exons ATGGGCCGCCTGACGGCCCGTGACGGCCGGGGAGGACCGGGAAGGACCCGGAAGGTTTCGCAGTCGGAGCGTCGCTGCCCCGAAGAGAGACCCCGTTCCTGCCGCTCCCTGCTCGCCCCTGTGTGCCCCATGGACTCGGTGGGagtcgccgccgccgcccccgaCGCCGGTCCGGGCCCCGCCTGGCAGAGCAAG tGTCCGTGGGGAGCCCCTAACACAACATCAATATCATGTTCTCTTGCTGATGTAATGAGTGAACAGCTGGCAAAAGAACTGCAGCTAGAAgaggaaaatgctgcttttcctgaagtGGTTGC TGTTGCTGAAGGTCCATTTATTACAGGAGAAAATATTGACACTTCTAGTGACCTAATGCTAGCTCAGATGCTGCAGATGGAATTTGATAGGGAATATGATGCACAGCTTCGGCGTGAAGAGAAGAAGATCAATGGAGATAGCAAAG tcTCCATATCCTTTGAAAATTATCGGAAGGTGCATCCCTATGACAGTGACAGCTCAGAGGATGAGGTTGATTGGCAGGATACCCGTCATGATCCTTACAGAGCAG ATAAACCTACCACCACACCGAGAAGGGGTTtcataggaaaaggaaaagatattaCTACTAAACATGATGAAGTGGTATGTGGAAGAAAGAACACTGCTCGCATGGAAAAT TTTGCACCTGAATTCCAAGTTGGGGATGGAATTGGGATGGACTTAAAGCTGTCAAATCAAGTCTTCAATGCCTTAAAGCAACATGCATACTCTGAGGAACGTCGAAGTGCAAGGCTCCATGAAAAGAAGGAGCACTCCACTGCT GAGAAAGCAGTGGATCCCAAAACACGTTTACTTCTGTACAAGATGGTCAATGCTGGGATGCTGGAGACCATCACAGGCTGCATCAGCACAGGAAAAGAATCTGTTGTTTTTCATGCCTATGGAGGAAA TGCAACTGAAGATAAAGTTATTCCTCCGGAATGTGCCATCAAAGTGTTTAAAACAACTCTTAATGAATTCAAGAACCGTGACAAATACATCAAGGATGACTACAGATTTAAAGACCGCTTCAGTAAATTGAATCCACGAAAGATTATTCGTATGTGGgctgagaaagaaatgcataaCTTAacaag AATGCAAAATGCCGGAATTCCTTGTCCTCAAGTGGTTATCCTTAAGAAACACGTCTTGGTTATGTCTTTCATTGGCAAGGATCAAATCCCAGCTCCTAAACTAAAGGATGTAACACTTAGTAGTGAAGACATGAAAAAGGCCTACTATCAGACTCTCAAT ATGATGCAGCAGTTGTATAAGGAGTGCAACCTGGTCCATGCAGATCTGAGTGAATACAACATGCTTTGGCATGATGGGAAG GTCTGGCTCATTGATGTCAGTCAGTCTGTAGAGCCAACCCATCCTCACGGACTTGAGTTTTTGTTCAGAGACTGTAGGAATGTTGCACAG TTCTTCCAGAAAGGAGGTGTGGCAGAAGCACTTAATGAGCGTGAACTCTTCAATGCTGTCTCAGGTTTAAATATTACAGCTGACAATGAAGTAGACTTCCAAGCAGAG ATTGAAGCTTTGGAAAAGATGAATGAAGATCATGTGCAGAATCATGGAAAGAAACTGTCAACGTTTTCGAGTGATGGAGACCCACCTATATATGATGAATAG